In a genomic window of Bicyclus anynana chromosome 5, ilBicAnyn1.1, whole genome shotgun sequence:
- the LOC112056938 gene encoding uncharacterized protein LOC112056938: MRLDSNEEYNTSTSRFSWLKDDYHRIVFRIKRFKWADLKKTGFILWISTLLFAITGLTLFVRSIIVLSRWQTYETFIVDFIFLVPRFALATSIFILIIATLGIYGAKSQKYKHVLLYTVLLVPILVFEIAVTVVAFSNITDTIFRIRNHMERHNPYLSSNYPGHGMSDWDNMQRELMCCGVHGNFGNAPVLPISCCPIPAGAMSPFECTYQNTHRSRCDIVISSRVSIDLYTLGCMGAVIASLQIIIIGLSAWMTHRLKHKPPNANSDLQKIVTPTQVVTDYSKF; this comes from the exons ATGAGGTTAGACAGTAATGAAGAGTACAATACAAGCACTTCAAGATTTTCGTGGTTGAAAGACGATTACCACCGAATTGTTTTTCGTATTAAAAGATTTAAGTGGGCAGACTTGAAGAAAACTGGATTTATATTGTGGATCAGTACACTATTATTTGCT ATAACTGGACTAACACTTTTCGTACGGAGCATTATAGTTCTGTCACGATGGCAAACGTACGAAACGTTTATTGTGGACTTTATCTTCCTGGTGCCCAGATTTGCGTTAGCAACCTCCATTTTTATTCTGATCATAGCTACGCTTGGTATTTATGGAGCGAAGTCACAAAAGTATAAACATGTTCTTTtg TATACAGTGTTGCTAGTACCAATATTAGTATTTGAAATAGCAGTTACCGTGGTCGCATTCAGTAATATTACTGATACTATCTTTAGAATAAGGAATCACATGGAAAGACACAATCCTTATTTGAGTTCGAATTATCCAGGGCATGGGATGTCTGATTGGGACAATATGCAAAGGGAG ttaatGTGTTGTGGCGTACACGGAAACTTTGGCAACGCTCCTGTCCTGCCTATAAGCTGCTGCCCTATTCCGGCCGGAGCGATGTCTCCATTTGAATGCACATATCAAAATACGCACAGATCTCGATGCGATATTGTAATTTCTTCGCGTGTCTCCATTGATTTGTATACTTTAGGATGTATGGGCGCAGTCATCGCTTCCCTTCAG ATTATAATTATAGGCCTGTCTGCGTGGATGACCCACAGATTAAAACATAAACCTCCCAATGCTAACAGCGACTTGCAAAAGATTGTAACACCGACACAAGTGGTGACTGactattcaaaattttaa